One region of Halomicrobium sp. LC1Hm genomic DNA includes:
- a CDS encoding DUF2213 domain-containing protein, whose translation MTEEMETTERTNGWFQNSVGSANVRSVQRNGREYLRFPLVPLREMVLDYPENGTQEYLPAESIAETVEAWDGVPITFSHPENRDKTARHPTAYTGIVIGEFFDPEFVGGEKLRGTALVDVEKAESIGDTAEQVVEELRAGEQLNVSAGYATVDDEHTTGTFQGDHYDLIQGPLFPDHIAVFPDNMEVMARCSPADGCAAPRVNCVCADCTDEQSPATETTNMSSPEIERLRDQLAALTKDVQELHASMDDDGRSRTNQTSRSNNAPAPGRTAYEQRKSDTPDYGPAGAPGGSKTEKRRLNASDEDGDSPAAGRSAWKQRQNGEAGGDNRHSDRDVPASGRSAWEERSDD comes from the coding sequence GTGACTGAGGAGATGGAGACGACCGAGCGAACGAACGGCTGGTTCCAGAACTCGGTCGGTAGCGCGAACGTGCGAAGCGTCCAGCGGAACGGACGCGAGTACCTACGGTTCCCGCTGGTTCCCCTCCGCGAGATGGTACTCGACTACCCGGAGAACGGGACGCAAGAGTACCTTCCCGCCGAGAGCATCGCGGAGACCGTCGAGGCGTGGGATGGCGTTCCCATCACGTTCTCCCACCCGGAGAACCGGGACAAGACAGCACGACATCCGACCGCGTACACGGGTATCGTCATCGGGGAGTTCTTCGACCCGGAGTTTGTCGGTGGCGAGAAACTGCGCGGAACCGCGTTAGTTGACGTGGAGAAGGCAGAGAGCATCGGGGATACCGCCGAGCAGGTAGTCGAGGAACTGCGAGCAGGCGAGCAGTTGAACGTGAGCGCGGGGTACGCGACGGTGGACGACGAACACACCACCGGGACGTTTCAGGGCGACCACTACGACCTGATTCAAGGCCCGCTATTCCCCGACCACATCGCCGTCTTTCCTGACAATATGGAGGTGATGGCGCGGTGTTCGCCAGCAGACGGCTGTGCGGCTCCGCGAGTCAACTGCGTGTGTGCGGATTGTACCGACGAGCAATCACCAGCGACCGAAACCACGAATATGAGCAGTCCAGAAATCGAGCGGCTTCGAGACCAACTCGCCGCACTAACCAAGGACGTACAGGAACTCCACGCTTCGATGGACGACGACGGGCGGAGTCGAACGAACCAGACCAGCAGGAGCAACAACGCTCCTGCCCCCGGTCGGACAGCGTACGAACAGCGGAAGTCCGACACGCCCGACTACGGGCCAGCAGGTGCGCCCGGTGGAAGCAAGACCGAAAAGCGCCGACTGAACGCGAGTGACGAAGACGGCGACTCTCCCGCCGCTGGACGCTCGGCGTGGAAGCAGCGACAGAACGGGGAGGCGGGTGGCGATAATCGCCACTCCGACCGAGACGTACCGGCTTCTGGACGGTCGGCGTGGGAGGAACGGAGCGATGACTGA
- a CDS encoding ribbon-helix-helix domain-containing protein, with protein MRPKIPDSLARRVEAVCEDGGYATASELIRDATRERVAELEAQEVAEA; from the coding sequence ATGCGACCAAAGATACCGGACTCGCTCGCCCGCCGAGTCGAAGCCGTCTGCGAAGACGGCGGGTATGCGACGGCGAGCGAGTTGATTCGTGACGCAACCCGCGAACGGGTTGCCGAACTTGAGGCGCAAGAGGTGGCCGAGGCGTGA
- a CDS encoding type II secretion system F family protein has translation MATETPRQLNPIDRGLYALFAQHADSGRHDGDRVRYRAADLDASFELYLARTYGLAWVAGLAGCLFTLVVTAVVPPSVLAEVVAFFQNGVPIVNQVHWPVVPRPVVAVGAGLVGGGVLRLLVVRAGSTYLRWVGEARRSDIEATLPGAVRYLRVLASGEHDQRAMLRRVADQDAYGETAVAFQRILNRAALTGSLDEGLEHVASETPSRDLLAPFLLKFREHANQSADALEGYLQMEGRLLSHEQSRRHERATGFLELLAELFVVLLVLPALLVLIVTIMGVLSPGLSEQVATPVGPMTVRSVLVYGSAGFVLAAGASASLLVSAIRPHSASAPSYTAPASLRSIVETASRNPASAARVLAPTVPVVVAVLVGLGYRPVNVALLAYVAYGLPVGAVAVRRAKVDDAKDREIQDFVHAVSGHVSLGRPFSEAVERVAEEVDLGALQSDVDQLAFTLGLTASPDDDATDGRAAALDQFVERVGTPMAEQTIGLVVGALDAGSDAEDVFETLQTEIGKLYHERKALRSSLLVYVAVGWTTALLVVGIVVAVNAYVLDGFAQLSTVSSGPGITIDPTAVDPPRDRYRFYVVTQATMLGCGWFAGTASRGRYEALLHSGALVAVAYVVFTGAGMV, from the coding sequence ATGGCGACTGAGACGCCACGGCAGCTGAACCCGATCGATCGGGGCCTGTACGCCCTGTTCGCACAGCACGCCGACAGCGGCCGCCACGACGGCGACAGAGTCCGGTACCGGGCCGCAGATCTGGACGCGAGCTTCGAGCTGTATCTGGCCCGGACGTACGGACTGGCCTGGGTGGCCGGACTCGCCGGGTGTCTCTTCACGCTGGTCGTCACCGCGGTCGTCCCGCCGTCCGTCCTGGCCGAGGTCGTCGCGTTCTTCCAGAACGGCGTGCCCATCGTCAATCAGGTCCACTGGCCGGTCGTCCCGCGACCCGTCGTCGCCGTCGGAGCCGGTCTGGTCGGTGGTGGGGTACTTCGATTGCTCGTCGTCCGGGCCGGCAGTACGTACCTGCGGTGGGTGGGCGAGGCACGGCGCAGCGACATCGAGGCGACCCTCCCCGGTGCCGTGCGCTACCTCCGCGTGCTCGCGTCGGGGGAACACGATCAGCGGGCGATGCTCCGGCGCGTCGCCGACCAGGACGCGTACGGCGAGACCGCCGTCGCCTTCCAGCGGATCCTCAACCGGGCTGCGCTGACCGGCAGTCTCGACGAGGGGCTAGAACACGTCGCCAGCGAGACGCCCTCGCGGGACCTGCTGGCACCGTTCCTGCTGAAGTTCCGCGAGCACGCCAACCAGAGCGCCGACGCGCTGGAGGGGTACCTCCAGATGGAGGGGCGACTCCTCTCACACGAACAGTCGCGTCGTCACGAGCGCGCGACCGGGTTTCTCGAACTCCTGGCCGAGCTGTTCGTCGTGTTGCTCGTCTTGCCGGCGCTGCTGGTGTTGATCGTGACGATCATGGGCGTACTCTCGCCGGGACTGTCAGAGCAGGTCGCCACGCCCGTGGGACCGATGACCGTCCGGAGCGTGCTCGTCTACGGCAGTGCCGGCTTCGTTCTCGCGGCGGGCGCGTCGGCGTCGCTGCTGGTCTCGGCGATTCGGCCACACAGCGCCAGCGCACCGTCCTACACCGCTCCGGCGTCGCTCCGCTCGATCGTCGAGACGGCGAGTCGGAACCCGGCGAGCGCTGCGCGCGTGCTGGCCCCGACGGTGCCCGTCGTCGTCGCCGTCCTCGTGGGACTCGGCTATCGGCCGGTCAACGTCGCCTTGCTCGCCTACGTCGCGTACGGACTTCCGGTCGGGGCCGTCGCAGTTCGACGCGCCAAAGTCGACGACGCGAAAGACCGCGAGATTCAGGACTTCGTCCACGCCGTGTCGGGCCACGTCAGTCTGGGTCGGCCGTTCAGCGAGGCCGTCGAGCGGGTGGCCGAGGAGGTCGACCTGGGCGCGCTCCAGTCGGACGTGGACCAGCTCGCGTTCACGCTCGGCCTGACCGCCAGTCCGGACGACGACGCCACCGACGGCCGGGCCGCGGCACTCGATCAGTTCGTCGAGCGGGTCGGGACGCCGATGGCAGAGCAGACGATCGGGCTCGTCGTCGGCGCTCTCGACGCCGGCAGCGACGCCGAAGACGTGTTCGAGACCCTCCAGACGGAGATCGGGAAGCTCTACCACGAGCGCAAGGCGCTCCGCTCGTCGCTGCTCGTCTACGTCGCCGTCGGCTGGACGACGGCACTGCTCGTGGTCGGGATCGTCGTCGCGGTCAACGCCTACGTGCTGGACGGGTTCGCACAGCTCTCGACGGTGTCGAGTGGCCCCGGCATCACGATCGATCCGACCGCCGTCGATCCGCCCCGCGACCGCTATCGGTTCTACGTCGTCACGCAGGCGACGATGCTTGGCTGTGGGTGGTTCGCCGGCACCGCGAGCCGCGGGCGCTACGAGGCGCTCCTCCACTCGGGCGCGCTCGTCGCCGTGGCCTACGTCGTCTTCACCGGGGCTGGGATGGTATGA
- a CDS encoding type IV pilin, whose protein sequence is MTDRAQSHVVGVVLLLGLTAIAMGGLTATIGTIVDDQTASADATRVADDLDTALRPVETTGHRSATVSFADGTLGVEDRELRVLDTSGVVATVETDAVVFENEQRRVGAVAGAITRGRDDNTWLRATPPITSGPDVLVVGAQRLNGSGSVGGTGGVTTTLRTNVTHDRRALGSGEYRVAIETATPGAFERFARDRGLDATVRDLDGDGVPSVVIEYEGTRTAYLVVHDMRLEVGA, encoded by the coding sequence ATGACCGACCGCGCACAGTCTCACGTCGTCGGCGTGGTCTTGCTGCTCGGACTGACGGCCATCGCGATGGGCGGGCTGACCGCGACGATCGGGACGATCGTCGACGACCAGACGGCGAGTGCGGACGCGACTCGCGTCGCGGACGACCTCGACACCGCGTTGCGGCCGGTCGAGACGACGGGCCACCGCTCGGCGACGGTCAGCTTCGCCGACGGGACCCTCGGCGTCGAAGACCGAGAGCTCCGCGTCCTCGACACCAGTGGTGTCGTGGCGACTGTCGAGACGGACGCCGTGGTCTTCGAGAACGAGCAGCGCCGCGTCGGGGCCGTCGCCGGTGCGATCACCCGCGGCCGGGACGACAACACGTGGCTCAGAGCGACGCCACCGATCACGAGCGGACCAGACGTGCTCGTCGTCGGCGCACAGCGGCTCAACGGTTCCGGCAGCGTCGGCGGGACGGGCGGCGTGACGACGACACTCCGGACCAACGTCACGCACGACCGGCGGGCGCTCGGGAGCGGCGAGTACCGGGTCGCGATCGAGACGGCGACCCCCGGCGCGTTCGAGCGGTTCGCACGGGACCGCGGTCTGGACGCGACGGTCCGAGATCTCGACGGCGACGGTGTCCCCAGCGTCGTGATCGAGTACGAGGGGACGCGGACGGCGTATCTGGTCGTCCACGACATGCGACTGGAGGTGGGAGCGTGA
- a CDS encoding DUF3592 domain-containing protein, with the protein MSPKLSLAGKQLDLLQGSVFILVVGVAIAGYGAYDYQQQAQTLSDTTTIEATITDTGVETIPQRRGRTDYEPTVTFEYQYDGTTYTGNDIRPSSIATDYDTRSAAEDALSEYEVGETVTAYVNPASPGQAFLEDRPSEGPMKFVVVGGVTALVGAASTLRSGGDTAHE; encoded by the coding sequence GTGTCCCCGAAACTCTCACTCGCAGGCAAACAACTCGACCTCCTCCAGGGCAGCGTCTTCATCCTCGTGGTCGGTGTCGCCATCGCCGGCTACGGCGCGTACGACTACCAGCAACAGGCTCAAACGCTGTCGGACACGACGACGATCGAGGCGACGATCACCGACACCGGCGTCGAGACGATACCCCAGCGGCGCGGCCGCACGGACTACGAGCCGACGGTCACCTTCGAGTACCAGTACGACGGCACGACCTACACCGGCAACGACATTCGTCCGTCGAGCATCGCGACGGACTACGACACCCGCTCGGCGGCCGAGGACGCTCTCTCGGAGTACGAGGTCGGCGAGACGGTGACGGCGTACGTCAACCCCGCTTCGCCGGGGCAGGCGTTCCTCGAAGACCGGCCGTCCGAAGGACCCATGAAGTTCGTCGTCGTCGGCGGCGTGACCGCGCTCGTCGGTGCCGCCTCCACGCTTCGATCTGGCGGTGACACCGCCCACGAGTGA
- a CDS encoding winged helix-turn-helix domain-containing protein, with the protein MTDREVMSDLQFLTGSRHRATILAALSEEPLRPTELCDRVEATRTTVQRILAGFRERTWAEKIDGRYRATLTGRRVHERYRTLWETVERADRLAPLATHLDPFDEPLPAEAFERGTITEATEQEPLAAVDCIVEWLRDSQGDHIETTTPIVANTFNETVSGLLETELSVEMVIDENVLERSMTDFETALERGQTHECVDVWVAPEPLTDGLMVRSDHAAVVAYDETNNVRAVLESDDETVVEWGRRQFETTKGRARPLADVLSESSVEE; encoded by the coding sequence ATGACAGACCGAGAGGTGATGAGCGATCTCCAGTTCCTGACTGGATCGCGTCACCGGGCGACGATACTCGCCGCACTCAGCGAGGAGCCGCTGCGCCCGACGGAGCTCTGTGATCGCGTCGAGGCGACGCGGACCACGGTCCAGCGGATCCTCGCCGGTTTTCGAGAGCGGACGTGGGCCGAGAAGATCGACGGGCGATATCGAGCGACGCTGACGGGGCGACGAGTACACGAGCGATATCGAACCCTCTGGGAGACCGTCGAGCGAGCCGACAGGCTCGCGCCGCTGGCGACGCATCTGGATCCGTTCGACGAGCCGCTCCCAGCCGAAGCGTTCGAGCGCGGAACGATCACGGAGGCGACCGAGCAAGAGCCCCTGGCGGCAGTCGACTGCATCGTCGAGTGGCTGAGAGACAGCCAGGGCGACCACATCGAGACGACGACGCCCATCGTCGCCAACACGTTCAACGAGACCGTCTCGGGACTGCTGGAGACGGAACTCAGCGTCGAGATGGTGATCGACGAGAACGTGTTGGAACGATCGATGACCGACTTCGAGACCGCACTCGAACGGGGGCAGACACACGAGTGTGTCGACGTGTGGGTCGCGCCGGAACCGTTGACCGACGGACTGATGGTCCGCTCGGACCACGCTGCCGTCGTCGCCTACGACGAGACGAACAACGTCCGTGCGGTGCTCGAATCGGACGACGAGACTGTCGTCGAGTGGGGACGCCGGCAGTTCGAGACGACGAAAGGCCGGGCACGACCGCTGGCAGACGTACTCTCCGAGAGTAGCGTCGAGGAGTAG
- a CDS encoding HTH domain-containing protein encodes MSPPGREVEYTESDVIEVFKDRDDYAEPLTASEVAELLGCSRRTALNKLHDLQESTDLTSKKVGGRSRVWWIPVRMD; translated from the coding sequence ATGTCACCGCCCGGACGTGAAGTCGAGTACACAGAATCCGACGTGATCGAGGTGTTCAAAGACCGCGACGACTACGCCGAGCCGTTGACGGCCTCGGAGGTCGCGGAGTTGCTTGGCTGTTCCCGACGGACCGCCCTGAACAAACTGCACGACCTCCAGGAGAGTACAGATCTGACGAGCAAGAAGGTCGGCGGTCGGAGCCGCGTCTGGTGGATCCCGGTCCGGATGGACTAG
- a CDS encoding P-loop NTPase produces MVEAFAVASGKGGTGKTTSTLALGMALAEEYDVTVVDADTGMANMLFHAGLADVETTLHDVLAADAPVEAATYERFGMTVVPCGTSLDDFRDADPTRLRAVVADLAAETDILLLDSAAALDSRSAVLPIVLADRVIVVLQPTIPALSDALKVQEYATSYGTDVAGLLFNKVHDDDAIDEIAAKTEQYFDGPTLATVPASEAAREARRAGRPLLAHAPSSPPATSFRRAATRIDVRDRGSEAVADRFRSAVIPDSP; encoded by the coding sequence ATGGTCGAGGCCTTCGCGGTGGCGAGCGGTAAAGGTGGGACCGGCAAGACGACCAGCACGCTTGCGCTGGGGATGGCTCTGGCCGAGGAGTACGACGTGACGGTCGTCGACGCCGACACGGGGATGGCGAACATGCTGTTTCACGCGGGGCTTGCGGACGTGGAGACGACGCTTCACGACGTGCTCGCGGCCGACGCGCCGGTCGAAGCGGCGACTTACGAACGGTTCGGGATGACGGTCGTCCCCTGTGGAACGAGCCTGGACGACTTTCGCGACGCCGACCCGACCCGTCTGCGTGCCGTCGTGGCCGACCTCGCCGCGGAAACCGATATCCTGCTGTTGGACTCGGCCGCGGCCCTCGACAGTCGCTCGGCCGTGTTGCCGATCGTACTGGCCGATCGCGTCATCGTCGTCTTGCAGCCGACGATTCCGGCGCTGTCCGACGCGCTCAAAGTACAGGAGTACGCGACCTCCTACGGCACCGACGTGGCCGGACTCCTCTTCAACAAGGTCCACGACGACGACGCGATCGACGAGATCGCGGCCAAGACCGAGCAGTACTTCGACGGGCCGACGCTGGCGACGGTGCCGGCCAGCGAGGCTGCTCGTGAGGCTCGGCGGGCCGGTCGGCCACTGCTTGCTCACGCGCCGTCTTCGCCGCCGGCAACGTCGTTCAGGCGGGCGGCGACGCGGATCGACGTTCGCGATCGCGGCTCCGAGGCGGTCGCAGATCGGTTCCGGAGTGCCGTGATCCCCGACTCGCCATGA
- a CDS encoding integrin alpha yields the protein MSDSSQIRSRTRRATVVVLIAAVVATSPIVAGVTALAGDDAGVSQRTDDAIAAQQSAPSGFSGETNLSDADTKYVGTAENDTAGWSVAYAGDVNGDGIDDLVVGAPENDTGGTNAGAAYIVFGPTDPGTVSLADADVTLTGAAASDRAGYDVSYAGDVNDDGYADVIVGAPGNDSTASNAGAAYVVYGGDTMADRMSLADADVTLTGELPGDRAGWSVSNASGLDGPDGVAVGAPFANDSAGAAYLVSGERLFGTVDLGAESTATLTGESPGDQAGWSISHAGDVNADGTADVIVGANNYTAADGSTGSGAAYVVYGAVGGERDLGDADLRLRGVDGADRAGWSVAHAGDVNNDSTADVIVGAPFTDPNGTVAAGSAYVVYGERDLSGDVSLADADVRLDGEGARDRAGVAVSSAGSGDVTCDGVDDVLVGAPQNDSNGNASGAAYVVAGSESFSGNVSLSDADAIFRGEAAGDRAGRAVADAGDLDNDSFDDIAIGAPRNDSAADAGAAYVLNSDCAVLETPTDTPTDTPTDTPTDTPTDTPTDTPTDTPTDTPTDTPTDTPTDTPTDTPTDTPTDTPTDTPTDTPTDTPTDTPTDTPTDTPTDTPTDTPTDTPTDTPTDTPTDTPTDTPTDTPTDTPTDTPTDTPTDTPTDTPTDTPTDTPTDTPTDTPTDTPTDTPTDTPQNLAAISFVAFCVPGEQGPGNDPCPEGERLLVKFEDQGDGTFVPEGGDSMGVTVTPTEYKSGTGQSEVVTVEWSAGQSISTVVVKSATDECQFAGGTAGTATSCGPPPGQSSQSGPSGSGPLPPIFLAGLAATSLAAVGRRD from the coding sequence ATGAGTGACAGCTCTCAGATCCGATCGCGGACCAGGCGGGCGACGGTCGTCGTCTTGATCGCCGCCGTCGTCGCGACGAGCCCCATCGTCGCGGGCGTGACAGCACTCGCTGGCGACGACGCGGGCGTCTCACAGCGGACGGACGACGCCATCGCCGCCCAGCAGTCAGCACCCAGTGGTTTCTCCGGCGAGACGAACCTCTCGGACGCCGACACGAAGTACGTCGGCACGGCCGAAAACGACACCGCGGGCTGGTCGGTCGCGTACGCGGGCGACGTGAACGGTGACGGGATCGACGATCTCGTCGTCGGCGCACCGGAGAACGACACCGGCGGGACCAACGCCGGAGCGGCCTACATCGTCTTCGGCCCGACCGATCCGGGCACGGTCTCGCTGGCCGACGCCGACGTGACGCTCACCGGCGCGGCGGCCTCTGACCGCGCCGGCTACGACGTGTCGTACGCGGGTGACGTGAACGACGACGGCTACGCAGACGTGATCGTGGGCGCACCGGGCAACGACAGCACTGCCAGCAACGCCGGGGCGGCCTACGTCGTCTACGGCGGCGACACGATGGCCGACCGGATGAGCCTCGCCGACGCGGACGTGACGCTGACGGGCGAGTTGCCGGGCGACCGGGCCGGCTGGTCGGTCTCGAACGCCAGCGGACTCGACGGTCCCGACGGGGTCGCCGTCGGCGCACCCTTCGCTAACGACAGCGCCGGAGCGGCCTATCTCGTCTCCGGCGAGCGGTTGTTTGGCACCGTCGACCTCGGGGCGGAGTCGACCGCTACGCTGACCGGCGAGTCGCCGGGCGACCAGGCCGGCTGGTCGATCTCGCACGCTGGCGACGTGAACGCCGACGGCACGGCCGACGTGATCGTCGGTGCGAACAACTACACGGCCGCCGACGGATCGACCGGTAGCGGCGCGGCATACGTCGTCTACGGCGCGGTCGGCGGCGAGCGAGATCTCGGCGACGCCGACCTGCGACTCCGCGGCGTCGACGGGGCGGACCGCGCGGGCTGGTCGGTCGCGCACGCGGGCGACGTGAACAACGACAGCACTGCCGACGTGATCGTCGGCGCACCGTTTACCGATCCCAACGGAACGGTCGCAGCAGGATCGGCGTACGTCGTCTACGGCGAGCGCGATCTGTCCGGCGACGTGTCACTGGCCGACGCGGACGTGCGCCTGGACGGCGAAGGTGCCCGCGACCGGGCGGGCGTTGCCGTCTCATCGGCTGGCTCCGGCGACGTGACCTGTGACGGTGTCGACGACGTGCTCGTCGGCGCGCCACAGAACGACTCGAACGGGAACGCCTCCGGTGCGGCCTACGTCGTCGCCGGCAGCGAGTCGTTCTCGGGCAACGTCTCGCTGAGTGACGCCGACGCGATCTTCCGCGGCGAAGCGGCCGGCGATCGAGCGGGCCGCGCGGTCGCCGACGCTGGCGATCTCGACAACGACAGCTTCGACGACATCGCGATCGGTGCGCCACGGAACGACAGTGCAGCCGACGCCGGAGCGGCGTACGTGCTGAACAGCGACTGTGCAGTGCTCGAAACGCCAACGGACACTCCGACCGATACGCCGACGGATACCCCAACCGACACGCCAACCGACACGCCAACCGACACTCCGACTGACACTCCGACCGACACTCCGACTGACACTCCGACCGACACTCCGACCGACACTCCGACCGATACCCCGACTGACACTCCGACCGACACTCCGACCGATACCCCGACTGACACTCCGACCGATACCCCAACGGATACCCCGACCGATACGCCGACGGACACGCCGACGGACACTCCGACCGATACGCCAACCGACACGCCGACGGACACCCCGACCGATACCCCGACGGATACTCCGACCGATACGCCGACGGACACTCCGACCGACACGCCAACCGACACGCCGACCGATACCCCAACGGATACTCCGACCGATACCCCGACGGATACTCCGACCGATACCCCGACGGACACGCCAACCGACACGCCGACAGACACGCCAACCGACACGCCGACCGACACCCCACAGAATCTCGCGGCGATCAGCTTCGTCGCGTTCTGTGTCCCGGGCGAACAGGGACCGGGCAACGATCCGTGTCCCGAAGGCGAGCGCCTCCTGGTCAAATTCGAGGACCAGGGCGACGGGACGTTCGTGCCAGAGGGCGGTGATTCGATGGGCGTGACAGTGACTCCGACCGAGTACAAAAGCGGGACCGGACAGTCGGAAGTCGTGACGGTCGAGTGGAGCGCCGGACAGTCGATCTCGACGGTCGTCGTCAAATCTGCGACCGACGAGTGTCAGTTTGCCGGGGGCACTGCTGGCACGGCGACCTCCTGTGGACCGCCGCCGGGTCAAAGTTCCCAGTCGGGACCCAGTGGTTCGGGGCCACTGCCGCCGATCTTCCTCGCCGGACTGGCAGCGACCTCGCTTGCGGCTGTCGGGCGGCGCGACTGA